From Candidatus Tisiphia endosymbiont of Melanophora roralis, a single genomic window includes:
- a CDS encoding transposase, producing MPFATVHPNKVRSYAKAKGWLAKTDNIDSKLLHDYATCFALPVNVTYDSNSQQQLHALLKRREQLLVFKNQEIARQDTEFNAVVILSLNQHIASLTEQLQEIDDSIKELISQAQEIKDKIDRLTSIPAVGITLASTVIREALELSNITFRQLTSLVGLAPFARESGSYKGRRSIFAGRGNLIWLQ from the coding sequence TTGCCTTTTGCTACAGTACACCCTAATAAAGTGCGTAGTTATGCTAAAGCTAAAGGATGGCTTGCTAAAACTGATAATATCGATAGTAAATTGTTGCATGATTATGCAACGTGCTTTGCTTTACCAGTGAATGTTACTTATGATAGTAATAGTCAACAACAGTTACATGCTTTATTAAAAAGAAGAGAACAATTATTAGTATTTAAGAATCAAGAAATTGCTAGGCAGGATACTGAGTTTAATGCGGTCGTCATTTTATCTTTGAACCAGCATATTGCTAGTTTAACAGAACAATTACAAGAGATTGATGACAGTATTAAAGAATTAATTTCTCAAGCTCAAGAAATAAAGGATAAAATTGATCGTCTTACTTCTATTCCAGCAGTTGGCATTACTCTTGCTAGCACTGTAATACGTGAAGCCTTGGAGCTTAGCAATATTACTTTTAGGCAGTTAACATCTTTAGTAGGTCTTGCTCCTTTTGCTAGAGAAAGCGGTAGTTATAAAGGTAGAAGAAGTATTTTTGCAGGTAGAGGTAATCTAATATGGCTGCAGTAG
- the tsaD gene encoding tRNA (adenosine(37)-N6)-threonylcarbamoyltransferase complex transferase subunit TsaD, with protein MIKILGIESSCDDTGVAIVTSDKEILSNIVISQHQEHKLFQGVVPEIAARSHLQNLEKAVRYVLDESHLELSDIDGIAATSGPGLIGGVIVGSMFARSIASVLKKPFIAVNHLEGHLLTARLTNKAEYPYLLLLVSGGHCQFVATSSLGKYKILGQTIDDSVGECFDKVAKMLGLPFPGGVEIERRAKFGDSSKYILPKPIIHQTGCNMSFSGLKTAVRILISKLEPIGDQEINDIAASFQYVVGEILSVKMLNSFRMYEEFIGKSLLPQKTCVLAGGVAANDYLRSILKYQAATQGYALLLPPAHLCTDNAAMIAYAGLERLQNNLTNRLDFCPRAKWSLEDL; from the coding sequence ATAATTAAAATATTGGGTATTGAGTCAAGTTGTGATGATACTGGCGTGGCAATAGTCACCTCAGATAAAGAAATTTTGTCAAATATTGTTATTTCCCAACATCAAGAGCATAAGCTATTCCAAGGGGTAGTACCGGAAATTGCCGCTAGATCACATTTGCAGAATTTAGAAAAAGCAGTTAGATATGTTTTAGATGAAAGCCATCTTGAGTTATCTGATATAGATGGAATCGCAGCCACTTCCGGTCCTGGCTTGATAGGAGGAGTAATAGTTGGATCAATGTTTGCTAGGTCCATTGCTAGTGTCTTAAAGAAGCCTTTTATTGCAGTTAACCACTTAGAAGGACATTTACTTACTGCTAGATTAACCAATAAGGCTGAATATCCTTACTTACTTCTATTAGTTTCCGGTGGACATTGTCAATTTGTTGCCACTTCCTCCCTTGGCAAATATAAAATTTTAGGACAAACTATAGATGATTCGGTTGGAGAGTGTTTTGATAAAGTAGCTAAAATGTTGGGTTTGCCTTTCCCTGGAGGCGTAGAAATTGAGAGAAGAGCAAAATTTGGCGATTCGTCTAAATATATTTTACCAAAACCCATTATTCATCAAACTGGCTGTAATATGTCGTTTTCAGGTTTGAAGACTGCAGTACGCATATTAATATCCAAATTAGAACCTATAGGTGATCAAGAAATTAATGATATAGCAGCCAGCTTTCAATATGTGGTTGGAGAAATCTTGTCAGTAAAAATGCTTAATAGCTTCAGAATGTATGAAGAATTTATAGGTAAGTCGCTATTGCCACAAAAAACTTGCGTGCTTGCCGGTGGGGTTGCTGCTAATGATTATTTGAGGTCTATACTTAAGTATCAAGCTGCAACCCAAGGATATGCACTTTTACTACCCCCAGCACATTTATGCACTGATAATGCTGCTATGATCGCTTATGCTGGGTTAGAACGTCTACAAAACAATCTTACTAACCGACTCGATTTCTGTCCTAGAGCTAAATGGAGCTTAGAGGATTTATAA
- the infA gene encoding translation initiation factor IF-1, with protein sequence MSKEELINFEGVVLELLPNATFRVKLENGHFIIAHTSGRMRKNRIRILVGDKITVEMTPYDLTKGRVIHRH encoded by the coding sequence ATGAGCAAAGAAGAGCTAATTAATTTTGAAGGCGTTGTCCTTGAGCTTTTGCCTAACGCAACTTTTAGAGTGAAGTTGGAAAATGGTCATTTTATTATCGCCCATACTTCTGGTAGGATGCGTAAGAATCGTATTAGGATACTTGTCGGAGATAAAATCACAGTGGAAATGACGCCTTATGATCTAACAAAAGGTCGTGTTATCCACCGTCATTAG
- a CDS encoding Maf family protein, whose translation MSNIESTFLEQQNIPIVLASQSPARLELLKRIKVFPAQIIPANINETEYLRELPNQLVTRLAQEKAEVVAKKISGEAIIIAADTVVVHGRKILPKALTSEDVRYCLNILSGKRHRVYTGICIIKKTLEQVLLRQKLVQTIVKFKRLSQQEIEFYCSLDEGINKAGGCGIHGYAEAFVPSIYGSYSNIMGLPLLETMHMLTSLGFKNIPLK comes from the coding sequence ATGTCAAATATAGAATCCACTTTTTTAGAACAGCAGAATATACCTATAGTTCTAGCCTCACAATCACCTGCAAGACTTGAATTACTAAAAAGAATAAAGGTATTTCCTGCACAAATTATTCCTGCTAATATAAATGAAACAGAGTACTTACGAGAGTTACCAAACCAATTGGTAACAAGATTAGCACAGGAAAAAGCCGAGGTTGTTGCCAAAAAAATAAGTGGTGAAGCTATAATTATAGCAGCTGATACTGTTGTGGTTCACGGTAGAAAAATACTACCCAAGGCTTTAACAAGTGAAGATGTTAGATATTGCCTTAATATTTTATCTGGAAAGCGTCATAGGGTTTATACAGGTATCTGTATAATAAAAAAGACTCTCGAACAAGTGCTACTGCGACAAAAATTAGTGCAAACCATAGTCAAGTTTAAAAGATTGAGCCAGCAAGAGATAGAATTTTACTGCAGCCTAGATGAAGGAATCAATAAAGCAGGCGGCTGCGGAATTCATGGATATGCCGAAGCCTTTGTTCCTAGCATATATGGATCTTACTCAAATATTATGGGATTACCACTACTGGAAACCATGCATATGCTTACTTCTTTAGGTTTTAAAAATATACCTCTTAAATAA
- the gatB gene encoding Asp-tRNA(Asn)/Glu-tRNA(Gln) amidotransferase subunit GatB, whose amino-acid sequence MAYIIGNTGKWEYVIGVEIHAQISSKSKLFSASSAEFAAPPNSQVSLIDAAMPGMLPVLNEYCVHQAIKTGLGLKAKINLNSRFDRKNYFYPDLPQGYQISQFYNPIVQDGYLDIVTQQGATKKIRINRLHLEQDAGKSIHDQSPYYSFIDLNRAGVGLMEIVTEPDLSSPEETAEFIRKLRTLLRYIGSCDGDMEKGSLRCDANVSVRLLGNPLGTRCEIKNINSIRNIMRAIEFEANRQVNLIENGQTIIQETRLFDADIGETRTMRLKEESHDYRYFPDPDLLPIVLSEELIEQLARELPELPDAKIKRYIAEYSLNTYDAEVLAADEQVAYYFEAAVTLCSPKILANWIISELFGQLNKNSISLNECKITPKMLAQMVKLIEDGVISGKIAKVVFETMFETGEQPEKIIKEKGLVQMSDSGILSAIIDEILSENPDSVAAYKSGKDKLFGFFVGQVMKKTEGKANPSLVNDLLKERLQ is encoded by the coding sequence ATGGCTTATATTATTGGTAATACAGGTAAATGGGAATATGTTATAGGTGTGGAGATACATGCTCAAATTTCTTCAAAATCCAAGCTTTTCTCTGCTAGTTCTGCCGAATTTGCTGCTCCTCCCAATTCACAAGTATCGTTGATTGATGCAGCAATGCCTGGAATGTTACCAGTATTAAATGAATATTGTGTCCATCAAGCAATTAAGACCGGTCTCGGACTTAAGGCAAAAATTAATCTTAATTCAAGATTTGATCGTAAGAATTACTTTTACCCTGACCTACCTCAAGGGTATCAAATCTCGCAATTCTATAATCCAATTGTCCAAGATGGTTATTTAGACATAGTAACTCAGCAGGGAGCAACCAAGAAAATTAGAATTAATCGTTTGCATTTAGAACAAGATGCGGGCAAATCTATCCATGATCAATCTCCGTATTATAGCTTCATTGATTTAAACCGGGCTGGTGTAGGATTAATGGAAATTGTTACTGAACCAGACCTTAGCTCACCGGAGGAAACGGCTGAATTTATTCGTAAACTCAGGACTTTGTTGAGATATATAGGAAGTTGTGATGGTGACATGGAAAAGGGCTCGTTACGTTGCGATGCTAATGTTTCAGTAAGGCTTCTTGGGAATCCACTCGGAACAAGGTGTGAGATCAAAAACATAAATTCGATTCGTAATATTATGCGAGCAATAGAGTTTGAAGCAAATAGGCAAGTGAATTTAATCGAAAATGGTCAGACAATAATACAGGAGACTAGATTATTTGATGCTGATATTGGTGAAACTAGGACAATGCGTTTAAAAGAAGAATCTCATGACTATAGATATTTTCCTGATCCAGATCTATTACCAATAGTCTTATCTGAGGAGCTGATAGAGCAATTAGCTCGGGAGCTACCGGAACTTCCGGATGCAAAAATTAAAAGATATATTGCAGAATATAGTTTAAACACATATGACGCTGAGGTTCTTGCGGCTGATGAACAGGTAGCATATTATTTCGAAGCAGCAGTGACCTTATGCAGTCCTAAGATACTTGCTAATTGGATTATTAGTGAGTTATTTGGTCAGCTTAATAAAAATTCCATTAGCTTAAATGAGTGTAAAATTACCCCGAAAATGCTTGCCCAAATGGTCAAGCTAATAGAAGATGGGGTGATTTCGGGAAAAATTGCCAAAGTAGTTTTCGAAACTATGTTTGAAACTGGTGAGCAACCGGAAAAAATTATTAAAGAAAAGGGCTTAGTGCAAATGTCAGATAGTGGTATACTATCTGCTATAATTGACGAAATATTGTCGGAGAATCCTGATTCTGTTGCTGCTTATAAAAGCGGTAAGGATAAGTTATTTGGCTTTTTCGTAGGACAAGTAATGAAAAAAACTGAAGGCAAGGCCAATCCTAGCCTAGTGAATGATTTATTAAAGGAGAGATTACAATAA